A genomic region of Leptospira mtsangambouensis contains the following coding sequences:
- a CDS encoding SDR family NAD(P)-dependent oxidoreductase, translating to MELKNKRIVITGAGSGIGKETMLQVLKHEGVKVLACDLNEKNILTHPNVIPYKCDVSKKENLDKLLKDADKKLGGIDIFYANAGFAYYEVIPNADWDRIARIYSTNVFSPFYCLIALNQTRKEPFLFVVTASAMSHLSLPGYALYSSTKAAVRSFIDAFRFELKPGNRVMVVYPIATRTQFFGAAGKKVPVPFPSQSPETVAKKVVKGIESNAKEVYPSFLFRFIQILDRFLFFILPIYQKIEAYKLVSLKK from the coding sequence ATGGAACTAAAAAATAAAAGAATCGTGATTACCGGCGCAGGTTCCGGAATCGGAAAAGAGACCATGTTGCAAGTGTTAAAGCATGAAGGAGTCAAGGTTCTTGCTTGCGACTTAAACGAAAAGAACATCCTAACACATCCAAATGTCATTCCTTATAAATGCGATGTATCCAAAAAAGAGAATTTGGACAAATTACTAAAAGATGCGGACAAAAAACTAGGCGGAATCGATATTTTTTATGCAAACGCAGGTTTTGCTTATTACGAAGTCATCCCGAATGCCGATTGGGATCGCATTGCGAGGATTTATTCAACAAATGTGTTCTCTCCATTTTATTGTTTGATTGCTCTAAACCAAACACGGAAGGAGCCATTTCTTTTTGTTGTCACTGCCTCTGCTATGAGCCATTTGTCATTGCCCGGTTATGCATTGTATTCATCGACAAAAGCAGCCGTTCGTTCGTTTATCGATGCCTTCCGGTTTGAATTGAAACCAGGAAATCGTGTGATGGTTGTCTATCCCATTGCTACTAGAACGCAGTTCTTTGGTGCAGCAGGGAAAAAAGTACCGGTTCCATTTCCAAGCCAATCACCTGAAACGGTTGCCAAAAAAGTAGTGAAAGGGATTGAATCAAATGCAAAAGAAGTGTATCCATCCTTTCTCTTCCGTTTCATCCAAATTCTGGATCGGTTTTTGTTTTTCATTCTTCCAATTTACCAAAAAATTGAAGCTTATAAACTAGTTTCGTTAAAAAAATAA
- a CDS encoding SpoIIE family protein phosphatase — translation MSMFFDRIFKFFYKYISYSFAIVIFSLQGAFFGAFYAYFFGSALIPEFTIENHPEVVLVFVITTAIAALGHSIEFGILTPIGYLGFRTDTKKLNANLKPNETIRHKDILELENLLNAIIDFPKENMYAALRYASFVFISVSFTYIFYQYPLYELALILIGWLAAVFVYGGFSYIISDYFTGAKRVEIKKILSYRDVTIHKNHGIMSLKGKFIFLLILILLSLSVLAVFISFENASLIKIFAFITMTFFEAVILIFMFFQSINLTLEQINESANSLASGGRGALPILSIDKEFIQFAENFEKATREVGRIRENLTELVEAKTSELRNSLETVETLKKQQDGDYFLTSLLIKPLSLNKTLGSNVKTDFLIKQKKTFTFHGRENEIGGDICITRTVPLRGKDYTFFLNADAMGKSLQGAGGVLVLGAAVQSILERSFAVQSIKSQYAEKWIKNAYQELHHIFESFDCSMLVSMVMGLIDDETGLMYYLNAEHPWSVLYRNQKSEFIKNNSELRKLGTPVKENSLEITTLQLQPGDVVILGSDGRDDIEFDTQTEFRKINHDEELFLHHVEKGGGNLKSIYQSILEMGELTDDLSLMRISFKEHQTLPPRSIRKESYDLMRKARNHIKENQLDQAKDSLIEANRINPENQEITRALIRLLVRMKEYKLAAEKCNIYIEEFPGDTDLIYLASFTYKQTKEYGKAIDMGERIRLRNPGHLSNLLRLVQLYLLVGNLPKAEKTLGLASFLTADSKRVDSLRTEIEGFRKKNVD, via the coding sequence ATGAGCATGTTTTTTGATCGTATTTTCAAGTTCTTCTATAAATATATTTCCTATAGCTTTGCCATCGTTATTTTCTCCCTCCAAGGTGCCTTTTTTGGAGCCTTTTATGCCTATTTTTTTGGATCCGCCTTAATCCCTGAGTTCACCATTGAAAATCATCCAGAAGTGGTTTTGGTTTTTGTGATCACCACAGCCATCGCAGCTCTCGGCCATAGCATCGAGTTTGGAATTTTAACACCTATCGGGTATTTGGGCTTTCGTACTGATACTAAAAAACTAAATGCCAATCTGAAACCCAACGAAACCATCCGGCACAAAGATATTTTGGAATTAGAAAACCTTCTCAATGCCATCATTGATTTTCCAAAAGAAAATATGTATGCCGCGCTAAGATATGCTTCTTTTGTTTTTATCTCAGTATCTTTCACTTATATTTTTTATCAATACCCACTTTATGAATTGGCTTTGATTCTCATTGGTTGGCTTGCAGCCGTTTTTGTATACGGAGGTTTTTCATATATCATTTCCGATTATTTTACCGGTGCCAAACGAGTGGAGATAAAAAAAATACTCTCTTATCGAGATGTCACCATTCACAAAAACCACGGGATCATGAGTTTAAAAGGAAAGTTTATTTTCCTACTCATACTCATCTTACTTTCGTTATCTGTATTAGCAGTTTTTATTTCCTTTGAAAATGCAAGTCTAATCAAAATTTTTGCCTTCATTACAATGACTTTTTTTGAAGCGGTCATTTTAATTTTTATGTTTTTTCAATCTATTAATTTAACATTAGAACAAATCAATGAATCAGCAAATAGCTTAGCAAGTGGCGGAAGGGGTGCCCTTCCAATCCTTTCTATTGACAAAGAGTTCATTCAATTTGCTGAAAACTTTGAAAAAGCAACCAGGGAAGTGGGAAGGATTAGAGAAAACTTAACAGAATTAGTAGAAGCAAAAACTTCAGAACTTCGAAACAGTTTGGAAACCGTTGAAACTTTGAAAAAACAACAAGATGGAGATTATTTCCTTACTTCATTACTCATCAAACCACTCAGCTTAAACAAAACTCTTGGTTCCAATGTCAAAACCGATTTTTTAATCAAACAAAAGAAAACCTTCACTTTCCATGGAAGGGAAAATGAAATCGGTGGTGATATTTGTATCACAAGAACCGTTCCCTTGCGCGGAAAAGATTACACTTTTTTTCTAAATGCTGATGCCATGGGCAAATCTTTACAAGGTGCAGGCGGAGTCCTTGTTCTCGGAGCAGCTGTACAATCCATTTTGGAGCGTTCTTTTGCAGTACAATCGATCAAATCGCAATATGCGGAAAAATGGATAAAAAATGCATATCAGGAACTCCACCATATATTCGAAAGCTTCGACTGTTCAATGTTAGTTTCTATGGTTATGGGTCTTATTGATGATGAAACTGGCCTTATGTATTATCTGAATGCCGAACATCCCTGGTCAGTTCTGTACAGGAACCAAAAGTCAGAATTCATTAAAAACAACTCTGAACTAAGAAAACTGGGAACCCCAGTCAAAGAAAACTCCTTAGAAATTACCACCTTACAACTACAACCTGGTGATGTTGTCATTTTAGGTTCAGATGGTAGAGATGATATTGAATTTGATACTCAAACGGAATTTAGAAAAATCAATCATGATGAAGAACTTTTTTTACACCATGTCGAAAAAGGAGGCGGAAACTTAAAATCAATTTACCAATCCATTTTGGAAATGGGAGAACTCACCGACGACTTAAGTTTGATGAGAATTTCTTTTAAAGAACACCAAACACTTCCGCCTAGATCCATTCGAAAGGAATCTTACGATCTTATGCGAAAGGCAAGAAACCATATCAAAGAAAACCAATTGGACCAAGCAAAAGATAGTTTAATCGAAGCCAACAGGATCAATCCGGAAAACCAAGAAATCACAAGAGCCCTCATTCGTCTTTTGGTTCGAATGAAAGAATACAAACTCGCAGCTGAAAAATGTAATATATACATCGAAGAATTTCCAGGAGACACGGATTTAATTTATCTCGCATCTTTCACTTACAAACAAACAAAAGAATATGGTAAGGCAATAGATATGGGAGAAAGGATTCGGTTGCGAAATCCGGGCCATTTATCCAACCTTTTGCGACTGGTGCAACTTTACCTTCTTGTGGGTAACCTGCCAAAAGCAGAAAAAACCTTGGGCCTCGCTTCCTTTTTAACAGCAGATTCCAAACGAGTCGATAGTTTAAGAACAGAAATTGAGGGTTTTCGGAAGAAAAATGTTGATTAA
- a CDS encoding DUF1566 domain-containing protein, which translates to MVLKVLPPSYLICPALIPKPNGSFFLENFETDGNRLSFSSNPALPIGISFSPFSNSIQGIYSGWKANRQSFTITATNPKGSASCTYNPAWMGKLPFKTKQTTCYDGNVPTPFIDPSCAIIPGQDGQTQKGIPQVFIGPSLVAGEEITTDQTTGLVWTSCQRGKTGIGCTSVGVTDFTFATAQADCAGLNVGSGFANRTDWRVPEMEEYISTFDYSLANPSINQTFFPQSDSWNYKTNTSYNPGVGAYYPTFIDSGIGGGGYGDPHRLRCVSNGTQPKNKRLQNNNDGTILDLDTSLVWQRCSAGQTNLTTCSGGTDLVIDWFGAISYCQGLNLAGRTWRLPNASELRSLLDYYLTYGYPGFDPIYFPNTATAAAPAVANYWTSTTSILNTENAFVVNFQYSGGGGDVKTNNADNHIRCVSDF; encoded by the coding sequence GTGGTTTTGAAAGTCCTACCTCCCAGCTATTTAATTTGTCCCGCACTCATCCCCAAACCCAATGGCAGTTTCTTTTTAGAAAATTTTGAAACCGATGGAAACCGTCTGAGTTTTTCCTCAAACCCCGCTTTGCCCATTGGAATTTCGTTTTCTCCATTTTCAAATTCAATCCAAGGTATCTACTCAGGATGGAAAGCAAACCGACAGTCTTTTACCATCACAGCCACAAATCCCAAAGGGAGTGCCAGTTGTACATACAATCCCGCTTGGATGGGAAAACTCCCATTTAAGACAAAACAAACCACTTGTTATGATGGGAATGTACCTACCCCCTTCATCGATCCTAGTTGTGCAATCATTCCCGGTCAAGATGGACAAACACAAAAAGGTATACCGCAAGTGTTTATTGGCCCATCCCTCGTTGCGGGTGAAGAAATTACGACTGACCAAACCACCGGCCTTGTTTGGACAAGTTGCCAAAGGGGCAAAACAGGGATCGGATGTACTTCTGTTGGTGTGACCGATTTTACCTTTGCCACCGCCCAAGCAGACTGTGCAGGACTCAATGTTGGATCAGGGTTTGCCAATCGAACCGACTGGAGAGTTCCTGAAATGGAGGAATACATCAGCACGTTTGATTATTCTTTGGCAAATCCATCCATCAACCAAACTTTTTTTCCTCAATCTGATAGTTGGAATTATAAAACAAATACCAGTTACAATCCAGGGGTAGGTGCTTATTACCCCACTTTCATTGACTCAGGGATAGGTGGAGGGGGTTATGGTGATCCGCATCGTTTGCGTTGTGTATCCAATGGAACCCAACCAAAAAACAAACGACTTCAAAACAATAACGATGGAACCATTCTTGATCTTGATACCTCTCTTGTTTGGCAAAGGTGTAGTGCTGGCCAAACAAATCTCACCACTTGCTCGGGAGGAACAGATCTCGTCATCGATTGGTTTGGAGCCATTAGTTATTGCCAAGGATTGAACTTAGCGGGAAGAACTTGGAGACTTCCAAATGCAAGCGAACTAAGAAGTTTACTCGATTATTATCTTACGTATGGATACCCAGGATTTGACCCAATCTACTTTCCAAACACTGCTACCGCAGCTGCCCCTGCTGTAGCAAACTACTGGACTTCGACAACAAGTATATTAAACACCGAAAATGCATTTGTCGTAAATTTTCAATATTCTGGTGGTGGGGGTGACGTAAAAACAAACAATGCCGACAATCATATTCGTTGTGTTTCTGATTTTTAA
- a CDS encoding fibronectin type III domain-containing protein, which produces MKKIISILIMGQLLVSCIAFLDFSKESDKKLQELGLVAGSVTSVGSVTAGPAGTMIKSTDGNFEVLIPPGAMDEEKTFSIKKYNFAPSSLPNGYIPTTEAYEITPSYRFKKDVVISIVQETEKIEALNLAKQKSQGFIYSTTPDSDNSGRVTGGWDTGLTTASGDKIQFQSRTFSIFGGGTPPPGNGAPNIVGAFYDFKPGGSFLPFRVRAQIIEPDGDNMNVYLVTGPAGQGTVAIPMTSEPGNWYSALIPYEAMVQTGIQIQILAVDIYGNNTTRPSTDMFVYPVSSGNPAYVSNYDTDKDNDGYLDAWEIDNGFNPNNASSPNASSFPDNDLDGIPNVADHTPNGELNPQIDALTVIPVQARMYLDEKITFSILATYLGSPRYVRSTFVTTGNALSGTPVGEFSSSVFQAIAPGIAGVQVTVGSFQATSTVTVVDTLPPNNITTLTATAMSTTRVRLRWQAPGNDGPFGKVSAYEIRRSTNNIDTDAKCSQASTIFHTLTPKNAGSVEIWDANGHSPNSTYFYCIRAYDHNGNRNEWASSNVSATTYAVSDTVRPADITTLTATAITNESIQLSWTAVGDDGNTGNASSYEIRRSASVINTDTDCDNSHEISNSISGVSVGTNISINASQLSANTRYYFCVRAYDEVGNRSRWNGVVSAITMIGNLPPIVNAGPDQYNAMATAPVTLNGSQSYDPDSGVCSANPASYVYSWTIISKPLTSNLTNAQITNGTQLNASFIPDVAGVYTLELRFLDSSSTCFGGPRMGTDFVQITVHESDLVPPAQVSSFIGTAISQDQIQLSWLNVGDDGMTGSINRYEIGVSINPITNENECLNAPWKYSPNITNFVPNAQVATVIGGLFQNTTYHVCIAGYDEVGNRGQANIGLTVTTIAGTSGWGQWTEWTGCSTKCGLGTRTRSRICLDPVAGCGGSGVETISCHLKTCDVNIYVANNNANGYTESVSCPAGYVRGSNTTVQVNSGTYQHHGWDYFLPGWACGAYRGYTSVTTPGGFSFNNTSDGVVVYFSNSNPPATDLPCTSFVLESNRTIGIYCSEVP; this is translated from the coding sequence GTGAAAAAAATAATTAGTATTCTCATCATGGGCCAACTTTTGGTCTCATGTATTGCTTTTTTGGATTTTTCCAAAGAATCAGATAAAAAACTCCAAGAGCTTGGCCTGGTTGCTGGCTCTGTCACAAGTGTTGGTAGTGTCACTGCAGGACCTGCCGGAACCATGATCAAATCGACAGATGGAAATTTTGAAGTTTTGATCCCTCCAGGTGCGATGGATGAGGAAAAAACCTTTTCCATCAAAAAATATAACTTCGCTCCTTCTAGTTTGCCCAATGGCTACATTCCAACAACGGAAGCTTATGAGATCACTCCTTCTTATCGATTTAAAAAAGATGTTGTGATCTCTATCGTTCAAGAGACGGAAAAAATTGAAGCCTTGAACCTAGCAAAACAAAAGTCACAAGGTTTCATTTACTCCACAACTCCAGACAGCGACAACTCAGGACGAGTGACAGGTGGATGGGATACTGGCCTAACGACTGCTAGTGGTGACAAAATCCAATTCCAATCCCGAACTTTTTCCATCTTTGGTGGAGGAACACCTCCCCCAGGCAATGGTGCCCCCAATATCGTGGGAGCCTTTTATGATTTCAAACCGGGTGGATCCTTTTTACCATTCCGAGTTCGTGCCCAAATCATCGAACCAGATGGTGATAATATGAATGTTTATTTGGTCACAGGTCCTGCAGGACAAGGTACGGTTGCCATTCCTATGACATCGGAACCTGGGAACTGGTATTCGGCTCTCATCCCTTATGAAGCAATGGTCCAAACTGGAATCCAAATTCAAATTCTTGCAGTTGATATTTATGGAAATAACACAACAAGACCAAGTACTGATATGTTTGTTTATCCAGTGAGTTCTGGGAATCCAGCTTATGTTAGTAATTATGATACAGACAAAGATAACGACGGTTATCTGGATGCATGGGAAATTGATAATGGATTCAATCCAAACAATGCATCATCTCCCAATGCAAGCTCATTTCCTGATAACGATCTAGATGGAATTCCGAATGTTGCGGATCATACACCAAACGGTGAACTCAATCCTCAAATTGATGCTTTAACTGTCATCCCAGTCCAAGCAAGAATGTACCTCGATGAAAAAATCACATTCTCAATTTTAGCGACGTATCTTGGTTCTCCTCGCTATGTAAGATCTACCTTTGTCACTACCGGAAATGCACTCAGCGGTACACCAGTGGGAGAATTTTCTTCTTCAGTTTTCCAAGCAATTGCCCCGGGAATTGCAGGAGTTCAGGTAACAGTTGGTTCCTTCCAAGCAACTTCCACAGTAACAGTCGTAGACACTCTCCCTCCAAACAATATCACTACGCTCACTGCAACGGCGATGTCGACAACAAGAGTTCGATTGCGTTGGCAAGCTCCTGGAAATGATGGCCCATTTGGAAAAGTAAGTGCTTACGAAATTCGAAGATCCACTAACAACATAGATACGGATGCAAAATGTTCACAAGCAAGCACCATCTTCCATACACTGACTCCAAAAAATGCAGGGTCTGTGGAAATTTGGGATGCAAACGGACATTCTCCAAATTCAACTTATTTCTATTGTATCCGTGCCTATGACCATAATGGAAATCGAAACGAATGGGCATCATCAAATGTATCAGCCACTACGTATGCAGTGAGTGATACAGTAAGACCTGCGGATATAACCACTCTCACAGCAACTGCGATCACAAATGAATCCATCCAACTTTCTTGGACAGCGGTTGGTGATGATGGGAATACTGGGAATGCTTCTTCATACGAAATCCGTAGATCGGCAAGTGTCATCAACACAGATACCGATTGTGACAATAGTCATGAAATATCAAACTCCATTAGCGGAGTCAGTGTTGGAACCAATATCAGTATCAATGCTTCGCAATTAAGTGCCAATACAAGATATTATTTTTGTGTCAGAGCTTATGATGAAGTTGGAAACAGAAGTCGTTGGAATGGAGTTGTTTCTGCGATTACGATGATTGGAAACTTACCACCGATTGTTAATGCAGGTCCTGACCAATACAATGCGATGGCGACAGCACCAGTGACACTCAATGGTTCACAATCCTATGACCCAGACTCCGGTGTTTGTTCTGCCAATCCAGCAAGTTATGTTTATAGCTGGACCATTATATCCAAACCACTCACTTCCAATTTGACAAACGCTCAAATCACAAACGGCACCCAATTGAATGCTTCGTTTATCCCTGATGTCGCAGGCGTTTACACACTTGAGTTACGATTTTTAGATTCTAGTTCCACATGTTTCGGTGGTCCTAGAATGGGAACGGATTTTGTCCAAATCACAGTCCATGAAAGTGATTTAGTCCCTCCTGCACAAGTTTCGTCCTTTATTGGAACGGCCATTTCTCAAGACCAAATTCAATTGTCTTGGTTAAATGTGGGTGATGATGGAATGACTGGAAGTATTAACCGTTACGAAATTGGAGTTTCAATCAATCCAATCACGAACGAAAATGAATGTTTGAACGCACCTTGGAAATACTCGCCAAACATCACAAACTTTGTTCCGAATGCCCAAGTTGCCACTGTCATTGGTGGATTATTCCAAAATACAACTTATCATGTTTGTATCGCAGGTTATGATGAAGTGGGTAACCGTGGACAGGCAAATATAGGACTCACAGTGACAACCATTGCGGGAACTTCTGGTTGGGGCCAATGGACAGAATGGACTGGCTGTAGCACAAAATGTGGGTTAGGTACCCGCACAAGATCCCGCATCTGTTTGGATCCAGTCGCTGGATGTGGCGGTTCAGGCGTAGAAACCATATCTTGCCACTTAAAAACTTGTGATGTCAATATTTACGTCGCCAACAATAACGCAAATGGTTATACCGAATCGGTTTCATGCCCAGCAGGTTATGTCCGAGGTTCAAACACTACCGTGCAAGTTAACTCAGGTACATACCAACACCATGGCTGGGATTACTTTTTGCCAGGTTGGGCATGTGGTGCTTATCGAGGTTATACTTCGGTTACGACACCAGGCGGGTTTTCTTTCAATAATACCTCCGATGGAGTTGTAGTCTATTTCTCGAATTCAAATCCACCAGCGACTGACCTTCCGTGTACGAGCTTTGTATTGGAATCAAATCGTACAATCGGTATCTACTGCTCGGAAGTTCCTTAA
- a CDS encoding PQQ-like beta-propeller repeat protein: MNRSFLPFLVLSFLFACSEPKADNLCDADDSFFLPNILYRLIVKDKSNQCGYRVFPKLPACQLEYEETHLAENWPQVKAEMETQFSLGSFASETLFQYRPETVATVTGNGLTAFQGALNAPNGEVYFLPYDSTMFLSINPLSKTYTNAGPSAGGVEFIGGSLGPSGKIYLAPHVSNAFLSLDTTNNNQKTTIGSQTMVSAAYNGAMYAPNGKIYFVPSSETIIRYYDTNSGTIGSVATPTTGGFSSAVLTPQGKIYFIPFTTTTMYILDIKDDSVTTHPHAFPGSNAYISGVLTPNGRIYMIPYNNIPLIYLDTDSGQIVTVSNIPGATGSNLFNGAVLAPNGKIYPVPSDNYSNFISIDTKDHTFTTLFPKIGSSYRGGALGPNGEIYFAPHGANRFDLIFTNSIGKFCNSLRLSPYWNKL, encoded by the coding sequence ATGAACCGCTCCTTTCTGCCGTTTCTTGTCCTTTCCTTTCTTTTCGCTTGCTCCGAACCAAAGGCAGACAACCTTTGCGATGCAGACGACAGCTTTTTCCTACCCAACATTCTCTACAGGCTGATCGTAAAAGACAAAAGCAATCAATGTGGGTACAGAGTGTTTCCGAAATTACCCGCATGCCAATTGGAATATGAAGAAACTCATTTAGCAGAAAATTGGCCCCAGGTCAAGGCCGAGATGGAAACTCAATTTTCCCTTGGTTCCTTTGCCTCAGAAACCCTATTCCAATACAGACCTGAAACGGTAGCTACTGTGACAGGGAACGGTTTAACAGCTTTTCAAGGTGCACTCAATGCACCGAATGGAGAGGTTTATTTTCTGCCTTATGACTCGACTATGTTTTTATCAATCAATCCGCTTTCCAAAACGTATACGAATGCTGGACCATCTGCTGGTGGTGTGGAGTTTATTGGAGGATCGCTCGGACCATCCGGAAAAATTTATTTAGCACCTCATGTTTCCAATGCTTTCCTTTCGTTAGATACAACAAATAACAACCAAAAGACGACAATTGGTAGTCAAACAATGGTTAGTGCTGCTTACAACGGAGCCATGTATGCTCCAAACGGAAAGATCTACTTTGTTCCAAGTTCAGAAACAATCATTCGTTACTATGATACAAATTCAGGCACAATTGGATCGGTGGCAACACCCACAACGGGGGGATTTTCCTCGGCCGTTCTCACACCCCAAGGAAAAATCTACTTTATTCCTTTTACTACGACCACAATGTACATTTTAGATATTAAGGATGATTCTGTAACAACCCATCCACATGCATTTCCAGGAAGTAATGCTTATATTTCTGGAGTTCTCACTCCGAATGGCAGAATTTATATGATTCCCTATAATAACATCCCGCTCATTTATTTGGACACAGACTCTGGGCAAATTGTGACTGTTTCCAATATTCCCGGAGCGACTGGATCAAATTTGTTTAATGGAGCAGTGCTTGCACCAAACGGAAAAATCTATCCTGTTCCAAGTGACAATTATTCAAACTTTATCTCGATTGATACCAAAGACCATACCTTCACCACCCTCTTCCCCAAAATTGGATCATCTTATCGCGGGGGGGCTCTTGGGCCGAATGGCGAAATTTATTTTGCTCCTCATGGAGCCAATCGTTTTGACCTAATCTTTACCAATTCCATTGGAAAATTCTGCAATTCCCTAAGACTCTCACCTTACTGGAACAAATTATAG
- a CDS encoding PAS domain-containing sensor histidine kinase has product MEPINQTDPTSFVLFADSLPMGVFLFESPTNQFSLESKLVYANPIAKSFFESDVDKNSSLTIREIFFPFGNEEFLTQTFSSLQKEKSSPIYLDAENPKHEKKNNRKVYTLRAQALSPQVFYILLEDATKQIFAGLSFQEKESQLSHVLKTMINGVVVVNLQGQIIYANDSAAKILSLEIDQIENKYFASKEWKQIREDGSPFPSEELPLSIALSQQKTVYHCEHGIIAEGEKIKWLNINATPIYDAEGKLEGATASFLDITELKNTQNTIGLKNRKLKAILDAIERSAIVSIADTKGIIQRANQKFVQISGYSEKELLGSDHKKLNSKFHPKEFWEKMWKDISSGRPWEGIIRNQSKQGNFFWLQTYIHPLYDSNDNIESFLSIRFDITEEVEALENTNRMLHFTGIQNSRLQNFAYIVSHNIRQHSSNFSSLIELLEENPNEEERKNIVNMLHASSEKLNETITHLNDIISINQMLNKPMEVCIIEEEVQKTLNILKGSIESRNIQIFVEIEENLRLTIIPAYLESIVLNLISNAIKYVRLKDGAFIRISAKKAEGQVLLRVEDNGLGINLEKHGNKIFGMFKTFHKNEDARGIGLFITKSQVEVLGGTITVESTEGEGSTFTVFIPENPNKTIHF; this is encoded by the coding sequence ATGGAACCAATCAACCAAACTGATCCTACTTCTTTTGTTCTCTTTGCAGATAGTTTACCAATGGGAGTTTTTCTCTTCGAATCTCCCACAAACCAATTTTCTTTAGAAAGCAAATTGGTTTATGCGAATCCAATTGCGAAGTCATTTTTCGAATCAGATGTAGATAAAAATAGTTCCCTTACCATAAGGGAGATATTTTTTCCTTTCGGAAACGAAGAGTTTTTGACTCAAACTTTCTCATCGTTACAAAAAGAAAAGTCCTCACCAATTTATTTGGATGCAGAGAATCCGAAACACGAGAAAAAAAACAATCGGAAGGTTTACACACTCCGCGCACAAGCACTCTCTCCCCAAGTATTTTATATTCTATTGGAAGATGCCACAAAACAAATATTTGCTGGTCTTTCATTCCAAGAAAAAGAATCTCAGCTTAGCCATGTTTTGAAAACCATGATCAACGGTGTGGTCGTTGTTAACCTGCAAGGACAAATCATTTATGCAAATGATAGTGCAGCAAAAATTCTTTCATTAGAAATTGACCAAATAGAAAACAAATACTTTGCCTCAAAAGAATGGAAACAAATCAGAGAAGATGGTTCACCTTTTCCCTCTGAGGAACTCCCTCTATCCATCGCTTTAAGCCAACAAAAAACAGTTTACCACTGCGAACATGGGATCATCGCGGAAGGCGAAAAAATCAAATGGTTAAACATCAATGCAACACCAATCTATGATGCAGAAGGAAAACTTGAAGGTGCAACCGCTAGTTTTCTTGATATTACTGAATTAAAAAACACACAAAATACAATCGGATTAAAAAACAGGAAATTAAAAGCAATCCTTGATGCCATTGAACGGTCTGCGATTGTCAGCATTGCTGACACAAAGGGTATCATCCAAAGAGCAAACCAAAAATTTGTCCAAATCTCCGGGTATTCCGAAAAAGAGCTGTTAGGTTCCGATCATAAAAAACTCAACTCAAAATTCCATCCCAAGGAATTTTGGGAAAAAATGTGGAAAGACATATCATCCGGCCGACCCTGGGAAGGGATCATTCGAAACCAATCCAAACAAGGAAATTTCTTCTGGTTACAAACGTATATCCACCCGTTGTACGATTCGAATGACAATATCGAATCGTTTTTATCCATTCGGTTTGATATTACGGAAGAAGTAGAAGCCTTAGAAAACACAAACAGAATGCTTCATTTTACAGGGATTCAAAACAGTCGCCTACAGAATTTTGCATATATTGTTTCACACAATATCCGCCAACACTCCTCCAATTTTTCTTCTCTCATCGAACTACTCGAAGAAAATCCAAACGAAGAAGAAAGAAAAAATATCGTGAACATGTTGCACGCTTCTTCAGAAAAACTGAACGAAACCATCACCCATTTAAATGATATCATTTCCATTAATCAGATGTTAAACAAACCAATGGAAGTTTGTATTATTGAAGAGGAAGTGCAAAAAACTTTAAATATACTCAAAGGTTCCATCGAATCTAGAAATATTCAAATATTTGTGGAAATTGAAGAGAATTTAAGACTGACGATCATTCCTGCTTATTTAGAAAGTATCGTCTTGAATCTAATATCAAATGCAATTAAGTATGTTAGATTAAAAGATGGGGCTTTCATTCGAATCTCTGCAAAGAAAGCGGAGGGACAGGTTTTACTTCGTGTGGAAGACAATGGGCTTGGAATCAATTTAGAAAAACATGGAAATAAAATTTTTGGAATGTTTAAAACCTTTCACAAAAACGAAGACGCTAGGGGAATCGGACTTTTTATCACAAAATCCCAAGTGGAGGTCCTTGGCGGAACCATTACGGTAGAGAGCACTGAAGGCGAAGGCTCCACGTTCACCGTGTTCATTCCAGAAAATCCAAACAAAACCATCCATTTTTAA